The Mycobacterium seoulense genomic interval GGCGTCGACCTGCAGCCGCACCCGGATCGGAACGGCCAGGCCGTTGTGCAGGGCCAGCGGCAGCGGGCTGTGCTCGGTGGCCAGGGTGTACGAGCCGCCCGGGTTGACGATCGTGACCGCGCCGAACAGGTCGTTGATCGTCTTGCCGACGACGGCCAGGCGTTGCTGGGCCATCCCGTTGCGGGTGTCTGGCGGTTCGGATTGGCTCAGCGCGCGCAGCATGTCCTCGCGCAGCGGGGCGGTGTACTGGATGCCGGTCAGCCCGGTGCGGTCGTCGGTGGTCAGCGCGGAGGTCAGGCCCCACAGCCGCCCCACCTGGCCGGCGATCGAGGCGGTGACGTCGTCGCCGAATCGACCGCGTGCGGAGGTGGAGGCCCCCACCGGTTCGGACGGCTCGGCGCCGGGTTGCCCAACAGGATTGGCCTCGGTGACGACCGCCGGCAGCGGTCGCGGCACCGCCAGCCCGGACCGGATGCTGGTGGTGAGCGCGGTCAGGATGACGTGGGCGTCGTCGGCCTGCAGGTTCCATGTCGCCGGCGGGACGAGGAGCTGGGTGCGCGGCTCATCGTCGGGGCGCAAGGCGTGCCAGAACATCGAGCCCAGGGCGTCCTGGCGGCGCGCGGTCGCCGAGTCGTGCGCGAGCCGGACGGTCAGCGAGGGATCAAGGTAGGTGGGGACTGCGGGTGAGTTTCCCGCCCCGGCCAGCGCGGCGCCCACCGCAGGGTCGAACGGCGCGACCACGACTTGAGGGGACAGCCGCCGCGGCGCGGTGTCGGCGGCATCAGTGGATCCTTGCGCGTCCGGGGCGGACAGGTCGGCGGCAGCAACGGCGACGGTGTTTTCGTTGGCACCGAGCAGATTGACCGCGCGGTTGGTCAACGGGCCGTCGGGCAGCAGAGTGGCGCCGTGAATGGACGGCACGTCCAGGATGCGGTCGACGATGCTGTTGACGCCTGTGGTCGCGGCGGCGCTCAGCCCCCGATCGTTGACGCGCTGCAGAGCGTCCAGGTCGGCCTGCGCGTAGGGGAGCGGGGCGACGCACGTGCGGCGGGCCAGGGCACGCAGCCGGTTGAGCCATTCGGTCGCTGCGGCCTGTCCGGCACCCGGATGGGTCAAAGTGCCCGGGAGCTGACCGGGGCCCTCGGGCGGGTCGGTCACCACATAGCCGGCGGTCATCGCGTTGACGGTGACGAGCAGGTCGGGGTCGACGGCCAAACACAACGCCCGGCCGACCGCGCCGTCGGGGTCGACGTCGTGGCTGGTGGCGACCTCGGCCGCGGACAGCAGGATGTCCAACCTGCCGCCGCTGGCCAGGGAGCCGGCGAGGTCGTCGTCGACCAGTCGCACCGGAATGGTGCCGCCGGGAACGCCCGGCGCCAGCCTGGGCCGGTCGGCCAGGGGCCACAGCATGGTCAGCCCCACGGGTTTGGAGGTGTCGGGCGCGACGGCGGAGCCCAGATCGCCGCCCTGGTCGGGCGGCACACCGACCACGGGAAGCAGGAAGCGCGCGTTGTCGAGCCGGGCCGGGGCGCCGTAATCGGGGGTGCCGTTCACGTTGACCAGGACCGGGTAGATGCCCGGCTTTTCGACACCCAACGATTGCTTGGTCAGGGAGCGCAGTGGCGCCGACAGCGTGAAGCCGGCCTGTTGTCCGCGTTGCAGTTCGGGAGCGACCGTGAGGAAGTCGGCCGCCGGTTGGTATTGATCGGTGTCGCCGTCGAGGGTGGTTCGCAAGCCCGCGGACGTGGTGACCGCACCCGCATGCTCGAGCCGGACCATCACGTCACGGACGGGGCGGTCGCCGATGTTGGTCACCATGCCGCTGACGGTCACGACGGGTGGGCTGGTCGTGGTGACGACGTCGGGGGTGACCTGGTCGATGCGGACCCGGACGAACGGCGTCACGCCGGGTTCACCGGCGGTGGCGTGCGGCATGACGGGCCCGGTGAGCATCCCGAACCCGGCCACGATGCCGATCACTGCCGCGAGGCGCAACAAGCAGAGCCGGGATGCCGTCACGGCCCTGGCCCGTGGCCGTTCTTGCGGCTGGTGGCCGGCTTGTCGGCGTGCCGGGTGCGCGAGTGCGTTTGTGGGCGGCGCCGGGGAGCGGTGGGCGGCAGCGGCGGCAGCGCGGCGGGGCCGTCGTTCTGCAGCTTGTCGATCAGCTCGTCGGCGACCCGCGCGAGCCGGCGTTCGTCGGCGTAGGCCAGCTTGGAGGGCAGCTCGTGGATCGGCACCCAGGCCACCTCGGCCACTTCGAGGTCCTCGTCGGACAACTCGCCGCCGGAGAACCGCATCAGATAGTGGTGCACGGTCTTGTGGACCCGGCGGCCGTCCGTGACGAACCAGTAGTCGATGCGTCCCAGCGCCGCCAGCACGCTGCCGCGGATGCCGGTCTCTTCGGCGACCTCTCTTATAGCGGTCTGTTCGGCGGTCTCACCCTGCTCGATGTGCCCCTTGGGCAGCGACCACAGCATCCGCCCCCGCCGGTCGACGCGGCCGATCAGCGCGGCGACCTGGGAGTCGCGCGGGCCGTCGAGGCCGTCGATGACCAGCCCGCCGGCGGAGGTTTCGTGCACGGTGCGCAGCCGGTCCGGTCCGCGGCGAGGCGAACGGGATCGGCGCGATTTCGTCGCCGTCGAGTCCGCGGGCGCTTGGCCGTTCGTCTGGTTCTCGGTCGAACTCGCGGCGCCACGACCGCGCCGCCGCCCCCGGCGTCGACGTGGCTTGTGTTGTTCGCCGTCCGACACCCAAGCGATAGTAGCTGGCACGACATCGTCTCCCAGGACATACTCGCCGCTGGGCGGCCCCGCGATGGCTCTGAACGTATCGGGTCAGATCGGTCCGATCGCATGCGCGATGACGAACGCCGGAATGAAGATCAGGAGTGAGAGTGGCCCTGACAAGCTGCCAATCATCATTCCGCGGCCGATCTGACCACAGCGGCCCGATGCTCGCGCGATGAGGGCGCTGACGCCGACGTATGCCAGCGTTACGGGGAGAACGACAAATACCAAGGGCCACATCGGCAGAACGAACAGCCAGGTGACGAGATCGACCACGAAGACGTGAGCTATGGCTACTGCGAAACTCAGGGGCCCATAGCGATTGTTGGATGGGTCGACTGCAGGTTTGTCCGTCATCGCGGCCCTTCAGCGCAGGACCAGATAAGCGAAGATCGTTCCGCCTGCGAGCACGACGGCTGAACAGCTCACGACGCTGATGCCAAGACCACGACTACGTGGGGACGACGACCTCAGGAACGCGACGCCGGCAAGCAGCGACGCCAAAGCTGTCAGGACGGTGGCGGTCAGCATCCATCCGCGCTCACCGGCGTACGCGCTGTGTGTGTCGAACGGCCACTTGCCCAGCAGCCACATGGCGACAAGCAACATCCCCACTATCGGTTGGACGACAAAGGGCGCTGACCATGTCGCTGTGCGCCAGGCGCGGGTGTCGAAGAAGTTCGCTCCCTCAGAACTCGACATACTGTTGCTTTCTGTCACTGGACGGTCATGCCGGAACTGCAATGCCTGTAGGCAGGGAAGGCACCGAACGTATGTCGGTGACTGGGCCAAAGTCTGTGGTCGGTAGAGGAACCGGCACATCGTATTTCTGGTTCCATCCGCCCGTGTCGAACGGTGTGAACGCCTTACCGCCAAGGGGACCTACGTCGTGGTGCCGGAACAGATTCAAGGCTGGGCCTAGCGAGCTACCCGACTGTGCGGGGTCGATCAACAACGGACGCGTACTGCCACTTGGAAAGTCCTGATAAGCCTCGAGCGAGGGGTAGTTAGTACGTGTGCCATTCACCTGCACACCTTCTGGTCCCGGCGTGAACACCAGGTCGCCATTGACCGTGATGGTGTGGCCCGCCAATGGACCGTTCGGATCGGCGGTGAACCCTGGCGCGAAAGGGTTGCCGGCGTCGTACTTTATGCGAACTGATCCATCGGAGAGCTGAGTAACGCTACCTGTTGGTGTGCCCACCTTGACAGTCCCGGGAGCACCGCTCGAAGTCTCTTCGACGGACGGATTTTGTCGCAGAATCACGAGGCCATTTTCGAAGTCGATGTAGGTCGTTACCTTGGTGTCTTCTGGATCGAAATTGATGTTGGGTCCGCGGTCGTTCCCAAGATCCCGGTTGCCAAAAGGAGAGCTCGTCACGTCCCGCTGCTCGATCCACTGCGAAACACGGACCACTCCTTGGCCTGGTACGGGGCGAATCTTCACCACTCGGACCTGCGATTTGGCCCCGTTGAACTTGGGGTCGTACGTCTGTGGGTCTAGAGCTGCCGCGGTCTCCCAGTCGGCCGCCGACGTCGGTTCGCGGCCAAAGACCTGCTTGAACGCCTCGATTTGGTTGCGACGCCGTTCCTCTGCGTTTTGCGGGGGCGCTTCCGGGATGTCGCCGTCGAGAACCTGGATTGGCGGCTCGTATCCGTCCTGCTTGCGCAGGTTAGCCATCGAGGCTTGCAGCTGCCGAGAATACTGATCGCGGACTTGGTTCATTTTGTCGGCCGACGCCTTGGTGTCGGCGATCGCGTGCTTCTCAAGCCCGTTTATGTAGTGGTCCAGCAGCTTCCTTTCCGACCCTGTTAGCCGGGGATCTTTCTCCAGCTCGACGGCCTCGCCGATTTGATCATCGAGGCCTTGTAGCTGTTTTTCCAGCGCTGAGATTTCGCCTCGTCCGGACCGTTGGGCCTCGGCCAACGCGGCCGCCACATTTTCCAGATCGGCACCGATCTTGGGCAATTGAGCAGCTTGTACCCCGAGCGTCTTAATTGCCCGTTGTACCTCGGCCGAGCTATTGATCGGATTCCCGCCGTCCTGATGCGTCCAGGCTTTGTCGAAGCGGTTGCGCGCCAGGTCGAATGCGGCTTCTGCTTCCCCTGTGGAGTGGCCCGCGCTATGAAACGCGTTTGCAAGATTCGAGATCTGGGCCGGCCGACCGCTTTGCAATGTGCCGTTGATACGCCATGGGTCGCCGCCCGCGAACATGATGAGTGCGCCCTTGCTTATGTATCGGAGATGCACCGCATCACCCCGCCCGTTTCACCCTTCCCGCAGCGCGTAACGCTACTACCGCGCGTCGGCCGGTCAATTCACCGCGGGTGCGTGCCAGTGATGCCACGGGCAGGTGCGAGCCTCCTCACACGGGCGTTTCGGTTTCGGCCGACTACGCTGATCGAACGTGTCCGAAGCCGATGTCGAGCTGCTTGCCGCCGCCGCGGTTGCCCTGAATCAACAGGCGCCCGTGCTGCGCGAGCTGGGCTCGGCGTTCGACGCGGCAGGCCACGAGCTGTACCTCGTCGGCGGCTCCGTGCGGGATGCCCTGCTGGGCAGGTTGAGTCCGGACTTGGACTTCACCACCGACGCCCGCCCCGAGCAGGTTCAACAGATCCTGCGGCCATGGGCGGACAACTTGTGGGACACCGGCATCGAATTCGGCACTGTCGGTGTCGGCAAGGGCGAGCACCGGCTGGAAATCACCACGTTCCGCGCCGACGCCTACGACCAGGTGTCCCGCAAACCCGCGGTGCAGTACGGCGAGCGCCTCGACGACGATCTGGTGCGGCGAGATTTCACGGCCAACGCGATGGCCGTGCGCATCACGCCGGACGGACCGGGCGAATTCCTCGATCCCCTCGGCGGTTTGGCGGCCCTGCGTGACCGCGTGCTCGACACCCCGGCCGCGCCGGAGGTGTCCTTCGGCGACGACCCGCTGCGGATGCTGCGCGCGGCGCGGTTCGTCTCGCAGCTCGGCTTGGCCGTCGCGCCGCGGGTACGCGACGCGATCGAGGCGATGGCGCCCGAGTTGGGGCGGATCAGCGCCGAGCGGGTGGCCGCGGAGTTGGACAAACTTCTGCTCGGCGACGACCCGGTGTCCGGCATTGACCTGTTGGTGCAGACCGGCATGGGGGAGGTGGTGCTGCCCGAGGTCGGTGGCATGCAGATGGCCATCGACGAACACCACCAGCACAAGGACGTCTACCAGCATTCGCTGACGGTGCTGCGGCAGGCGATCGCGCTCGAGGACGACGGCCCGGATCTGGTGCTGCGCTGGGCCGCGCTGCTGCATGATATCGGCAAGCCCGCGACCCGGCGGCACGAAGCCAACGGCGGCGTGAGCTTTCACCACCACGAGGTGGTCGGCGCCAAGATGGCGCGAAAGCGGTTGCGGGCGTTGAAGTATTCCAAGCAGATGGTCGAGGACGTCTCGCAGCTGGTGTATCTGCATCTGCGGTTTCACGGGTACGGCGAGGGCAAGTGGACCGATTCCGCGGTGCGCCGCTACGTCACCGATGCCGGGTCGCTGCTTCCGCGGCTGCACAAGCTGGTGCGGGCCGACTGCACGACCCGCAACAAGCGCCGGGCCGCGCGGCTGCAGGCGAGCTACGACCGGCTGGAGGCGCGCATCGCCGAGCTTGCCGCCCAAGAGGATTTGGCGCGCGTGCGGCCGGATTTGGACGGCAACCAGATCATGAAACTGCTCGACATCCCCGCCGGCCCGCAAGTCGGCGAGGCGTGGCGCTTCCTCAAAGAGCTGAGGCTGGAGCGCGGGCCGTTGTCGGCCGAGGAGGCCACCGCGGAACTGCTGAACTGGTGGCGCTCGCGCGGGAACCCGTAGCGGTGGTTGAGCGTCCGAGCATTCGTGGATTACTGCATGAGTGGTGACGACGGCACGGCGGCTATGTGGCACCGCGACCTCGACATGGACCTTGACGGCGACGGCCGGCTCGATGCGTTCGGGCTGGACTTCGATGGTGACGGCCTGCGCGACGACGCGCTCGCGGACTTGGACGGCGACGGCATCGCCGATCACGCGGTGCTCGACCTCGACAACGACGGCACTCCCGAGGCGTACTTCACCGACGACGGATCCGGTACGTGGGGGGTAGCCACAGAGCAGGGCCGGCAACTGCGCTGGTTCGGACTCGACGGTGTCGAGCACACCGGCGGCCCGTTGGTCGACTTCGACAGTCACGGCGGCGTCAATGACCGACTCTTTGATCTCGACGGCGACGGTGCCGCCGATCGAGTGCTGTGCACCGACGAGGACGGCGTCACCGGATACGTCGACACCGACGGCGACGGCAAGTGGAACGTGCGGCTGAGCGATACGGACGGCGACGGTCTCGCCGACGGCGCCACCGCCTTGTGAGGGGCGACCCGGCCTCGTCGGTCGAGACGACGTGAATTGACCGCTGCCGTCGAGGTACTTAGCTTGGTCAATACAGGCGTGACGTGCGATTGCGTCTCACCGAGTCGGGCTTGAAAGGGGTGGCAATGTTCGTCGACACAGCGCTGCTGCACTCCGGAGGCAACGAGTCGCATCGCGCGGGCGGGCACGCCCAAGAGGGAGCCGACCAGCTCGCGCGCGGGCCGCTGGCGTCGGGAATGTTCGGTGACTTCGCCGCCGCGGATTCTTTCCACGAGGCGGTCACCGCCGCACACACCCAGCATGTGCAGAACCTGCAGGGCCACCAGCGGACGCTGACCGATGTCGGCGCGAAGGCCCATCACGCGGCCAAGGGCTTCACCACCATGGACGAGCAGAACGCCGGCGAACTGCAGGCGGTGCGGCCGAGCGCGAACGGCTCGACGCCGCGAGTTTGAACTCAACGTCGCGCGGGCGCCGGCCCAGGAGTCGCTGTATACGCGGGATTAAAGCTATCGATTAGCCAGGCTCCGTCCCCCTTGGCCATTCCCACAAGCACCGAACCCCTTGTGGTTTCGGAAGCTGGCTTATCAAGACTTGTGGAGACCTGGTTTGCGAACACCGGAATTGGCCGACGGATTGAAAGATCTCAGATCAAGAAATCGCGCTGATCGCGCTTACGGCTCGATGAAGCTGGACGGCGATGCCGGAAGGTGCTATGTGCCTATGTCGGCATGGCATGGGTTGACCGATCGGTCGGTGGCAAGCCGGTGCGGCGGAGACTCGATTCGCCTACATCTGCTCTGCATCGACGGAGTTATTGCGTTGTTGACGTGTAGCACATGCGGATAATCCAGGAGAATGGCGGTTACGGTGTTGGGCTAAGTGAGGAGGGCTGCTGTATGGGGGATCTGCCTCCAAACTTCGCTGGGGAGCCACCTGTAGGCGCGCCAGCAGGACTTTGGCCACCGACCTATCCACCTCAACCCGGAAAGCGCCCACGCACGTGGCCAGCCATCAGCGTTGCAGCCATCGCCGTTCTGCTGGGCGCAGCCGCCCTCGTTGTGGCGTCTACGCGGTCTGTGAATAACTCTGCCTCTGGCTCAGCGAGCACCTCGGCGGCGCCGACCTACACCGCAGCGGAGACGGCCGACGCACACAAAAAGCTTTGCGATATCTACAATGTAGCCGCGCGTGCGGTCCAAATTGATACCAATGGCGACAATCCTGCCTTGGCGGGCGTGGCCACGGTGAATGCGTCACTGATGCTGGAACAGGCGGTGAAATCAGCTCCCGCGATCTCATCCGGCGACCGAGCAGCCGCTCTCACGCTCGCGGCTGCGTACACGAATGCTACGGCCATGGGAAGCCAACTGCAGCGTACCGACCCCGCCTGGCAGGCGGTAGTTGACGATGTCAATGCCAAGGACGCTGCGATGAAGAAGGTGTGTAGCGGAGGGTGACGCGTCACTCTTGAGCGCGCGTGGCGCGTGGCGACCTATGTGCACACCCGTCCGATGATCGGAGCACTGACGAGCGCTGCCTAGATCTGAGACCGACGGGAATCCCTGGTGCGGTTATGCCGAGAATCCCGCAACACCCAGTAAGCCTGTCGTGCACCGCTCCAGGTAGACGAAACCGCGACTCGCGGTGAATTGCTGCCATCCCCCGCCTGGCCCACTATGGAGGCTGGAGCCGAGCTTTACACGTGGTCCGACAAGCGTCTCGATTCGGGAAGCACTTGAGGAGGGTGGATGGTCGGCGACGAGCCTTGGAGGCCTGCTGAGGGTCCGGCCCCGCAGCCGCCCTGGGCAAATTGGTCACCGAAATATGTCGGCCAGCCAGTGCCTCGCTCGCGCCCGTGGCTGGCAATCGCTGTCGTATTAACCGCAGGCCTAGCCATCGCCGCTCTAATCTTGGCCCTCACACGACCGAGGGCTCCGAGTTCATCGACCGCTACAACGACGCCGACCCATGCGCCCCCCGATGTCGCCGCCGCACAACAACAACTGTGTGACATGTACCAACTCGCAGCGAAAGCTGTCCAGGTAGACACCGCTGGCACTGACAAAGCGCTCGCTCGCATCGCCACAACCAATGGGGCTCTGATGCTCGACATGGCAGCGAGTAACCCGGCCCTCGACGCTAACCACCGGGATGCCGCCCGCGCTCTAGAAGCTGCTTACCTGACGGTGACGGCAAAGAGCAGCTATGGGGTTGCGACGGAAGCCGACTTTCAATCAGCACTCGATGATGTCATCGCAAAGGATGCTGCGATGAAGAAGGTATGCAGTGGCGGTTGACCTTCCGCCCGGGAAGTGGACCCTGGCGCTGATTGGGCCCTGGTGGCCAGCGCCGTCGACCGGTCTGCGCGCTGGTGCTCAACATTGGAGCCAGGCGTGTGCCGAGCAGCAGTTCTTTTCGCAGGACCTCCGCAGTCAGTGGATGACGATCGCGGCGAGTAACCAGGGCCACACGGCGGACGATCTTATATCCAGGTACCAAGAAGGCGAGAAATTTCATCTGGATCTCGCCGAGAAGTACCAGGCAAAGGCGCGAGCCTTCAATTCCGGCGCTGATGCAATCGACTATCTACGAAGTCGATTGGCAGACATAGCGAATGCAGGCAATAGAGAGATAGACCAAATTCTTGCGTCGAAAAAACCCCTGCCAGAACAGGTCGCAGAGGTGCAGGCCGTCCAGTTGCGTTGCAATGGTGATGCGGCAAACGCGAGTCTGAACGCAGTCGACAAGCTCACAATGGCAACCCAGAAGATCCTTGACTCTGAAGGTGTTGGTGGTGACGCTCGAACGTGGGCGCGTGAACAGGGGTTCAATGTGGAGAATCCTTCATCACCACGTCCGATAAGCGAGGGAGATCTCGGATCGACGCAGACCGCGCCGGGGTTCGGCGGCGGTGTCAGTCACGCCGACCCGTCGCCCGTTGGCAGCGACACGACGGTGACACCGACGGGATATGGAGGCGGTTCTGGTCATGCGGGCCCTGCATCCGGTAGCGGCGGCGCTGCGGCGACGCCGGCGGGATACGGGGTTGAGTTCGGTCATGGAAATGAGGTGCCAGGTGGTACCGCGCCAGGAGTGTCGCCCGGTACGGCCACCGGAACTGGGCTGGTGCCGGGTGCTCCGCTGATGAGTACACCGATTCACGGCGCCGGGGGTATGTCACCCGCCGGCCTTGGGCAGGGCGCCTCGCCCAACCTGGCGCAATCATTCGCATCCGGGATGGCGACTGGGCAGCCTGCCGGTGCCGGTGCCCAGGGGTTGTCGTCGGGTGCGATACACGCAATGGAATCCGGAGGGGGCGCGCCTCCCGAGACCGGGCCCCCTGCGGGCACGCCGCCTGTGACACCGACCGCACCTAGCGCGGGGGTTTTCATTCCGACGAGTACTCCAGTCGACGCACCCCCGCCGGCCGCTTCCGCGCCACCGGCCACCGGCGGCACCGCTCCGGTCGCGCCGGTGATGACAGGGGGATCCTGGTCGGGGTCGGCAGCGCCTGTAAGCGGCAGTCCGAATATTCCTGCTGGGTCGCTGCCCGCGTACGGCTCTGACCTGCGCCCGTCGGTCGCGGCGCCCCCTGCCATGCCTGCGGCTCCGACGGCGCCAGTCTCGGGGGCGCCGGTGGCGCCGTCGCCGGGATCGTCCCCGTCGGCTGGCGGACCCCTGGTTTCCCCGGTGGAACGCGGGGCTCCGGGAGCCGCGGCCGGGCAGGCGGGTGCGAACTCGTCGAGCATGGTCGGTGCGTCAGCGGTGTCGGCGGCAACTGGCGCGACCGCCGGCGCGGTATCCAGTAGGGCGGCCGAACAGCAGAGGTTGCAGCGACTCGTCGACGCGGTGGCCCGCCAAGAGCCGCGATTGTCCTGGGCGGCTGGGCTGCGCGACGATGGCACCACCACCCTGTTGGTCACCGACCTCGCTGCCGGGTGGATCCCGCCCCACGTCAAACTGCCGGCCCACGTAACGGTGCTGGAGCCGGCCCCGCGCCGACGAGATGCAAGCGTGGTGGATTTGCTGGGGGCCGTCGTCGTCGCGGCTGCCCACGAGCACAACACATATGTCGGCGAACCGGACCCGGAAGCTCCCGCGCTCAGCGGTGATCGACCGGCGCGATCGGCCTCGCCGCAGGTAGACGAACTGGGACCAGCCCTGGTGGAAGCTGTGCGCCGTCGCGATGGTTTGCCGCGAATTGCGCAGGCCATTGTGGCGCCGGCGGTGCGGAATACGGGTGTTCTTGAAAACGAAACCGAACTCTTGCGCAGCTGCATAGCCGAGATTCAGAACTCGGTGCTGACCGCTTACCCAAATCACGACGCAGCAGCCGTCGGAGATTGGATGTTGCTCTCGGCAATCGAGTCGCTGATAGATGGGCACGAGTATCTCGCGAATTACCACATGGCCTGGTTCGACGTCATCGGCCGTCTCGCTGGCGCCGAAGGCGTCGTCCAAAAACCGAGGTGAATACCAATCTCAGGCTGCTATGCCAAACTGGTGAAGTGTGATTGAACGCGCACCAAGGGGTTCCGGTTCTAATAGCGGGGTGGAGGTGAGGCTATGACCGGGGGCGATGGCACCATCAAAAGCGCTCCAGCCGTATTGGGAGGGTTAGTGGGCGCGCCGGAAGCGCCGCCTCCGATGCCGTTTCCTATGTCCGCGGGTGGAACCAGCCCCACCGACGGATTACGGGGAGCGCTTGAAACCGCCGGCAACGCCGGTGTGCCGAAAGACGCCGCCGACGCGGCCGCGGCCGACGCGGATCGCCGGGCGCACGCGGCCGACGCCGCCGCGAAATTCCCTGCCAACGAAGCTGAATCACAGCAGCAAATGCAGAACGTGGGTCAACAAGCGCCGCAGATGATGCAGCAGATGCTGCAAAGCATCACGGGTGCCCTCGGCGGCGCGGTCGGCGGCATCATGCAGCCGCTGACGCAGCTGCCGCAGCAGGCAATGCAGGCCGGCCAGAGCGCGATCCAGCCGCTGATGAGCGCGGTGCAGGGCGGTGCCCACGGAGCGGGGCTCGCGAGCGATGCGCATCTCGTCGACAGTGTCGGCCCGGGCTCCGGA includes:
- a CDS encoding NUDIX hydrolase is translated as MSDGEQHKPRRRRGRRRGRGAASSTENQTNGQAPADSTATKSRRSRSPRRGPDRLRTVHETSAGGLVIDGLDGPRDSQVAALIGRVDRRGRMLWSLPKGHIEQGETAEQTAIREVAEETGIRGSVLAALGRIDYWFVTDGRRVHKTVHHYLMRFSGGELSDEDLEVAEVAWVPIHELPSKLAYADERRLARVADELIDKLQNDGPAALPPLPPTAPRRRPQTHSRTRHADKPATSRKNGHGPGP
- a CDS encoding putative alpha/beta hydrolase; the encoded protein is MHLRYISKGALIMFAGGDPWRINGTLQSGRPAQISNLANAFHSAGHSTGEAEAAFDLARNRFDKAWTHQDGGNPINSSAEVQRAIKTLGVQAAQLPKIGADLENVAAALAEAQRSGRGEISALEKQLQGLDDQIGEAVELEKDPRLTGSERKLLDHYINGLEKHAIADTKASADKMNQVRDQYSRQLQASMANLRKQDGYEPPIQVLDGDIPEAPPQNAEERRRNQIEAFKQVFGREPTSAADWETAAALDPQTYDPKFNGAKSQVRVVKIRPVPGQGVVRVSQWIEQRDVTSSPFGNRDLGNDRGPNINFDPEDTKVTTYIDFENGLVILRQNPSVEETSSGAPGTVKVGTPTGSVTQLSDGSVRIKYDAGNPFAPGFTADPNGPLAGHTITVNGDLVFTPGPEGVQVNGTRTNYPSLEAYQDFPSGSTRPLLIDPAQSGSSLGPALNLFRHHDVGPLGGKAFTPFDTGGWNQKYDVPVPLPTTDFGPVTDIRSVPSLPTGIAVPA
- a CDS encoding CCA tRNA nucleotidyltransferase gives rise to the protein MSEADVELLAAAAVALNQQAPVLRELGSAFDAAGHELYLVGGSVRDALLGRLSPDLDFTTDARPEQVQQILRPWADNLWDTGIEFGTVGVGKGEHRLEITTFRADAYDQVSRKPAVQYGERLDDDLVRRDFTANAMAVRITPDGPGEFLDPLGGLAALRDRVLDTPAAPEVSFGDDPLRMLRAARFVSQLGLAVAPRVRDAIEAMAPELGRISAERVAAELDKLLLGDDPVSGIDLLVQTGMGEVVLPEVGGMQMAIDEHHQHKDVYQHSLTVLRQAIALEDDGPDLVLRWAALLHDIGKPATRRHEANGGVSFHHHEVVGAKMARKRLRALKYSKQMVEDVSQLVYLHLRFHGYGEGKWTDSAVRRYVTDAGSLLPRLHKLVRADCTTRNKRRAARLQASYDRLEARIAELAAQEDLARVRPDLDGNQIMKLLDIPAGPQVGEAWRFLKELRLERGPLSAEEATAELLNWWRSRGNP
- a CDS encoding pullulanase, whose translation is MDYCMSGDDGTAAMWHRDLDMDLDGDGRLDAFGLDFDGDGLRDDALADLDGDGIADHAVLDLDNDGTPEAYFTDDGSGTWGVATEQGRQLRWFGLDGVEHTGGPLVDFDSHGGVNDRLFDLDGDGAADRVLCTDEDGVTGYVDTDGDGKWNVRLSDTDGDGLADGATAL
- a CDS encoding DUF2563 family protein, whose protein sequence is MFVDTALLHSGGNESHRAGGHAQEGADQLARGPLASGMFGDFAAADSFHEAVTAAHTQHVQNLQGHQRTLTDVGAKAHHAAKGFTTMDEQNAGELQAVRPSANGSTPRV
- a CDS encoding DUF5631 domain-containing protein — protein: MVGASAVSAATGATAGAVSSRAAEQQRLQRLVDAVARQEPRLSWAAGLRDDGTTTLLVTDLAAGWIPPHVKLPAHVTVLEPAPRRRDASVVDLLGAVVVAAAHEHNTYVGEPDPEAPALSGDRPARSASPQVDELGPALVEAVRRRDGLPRIAQAIVAPAVRNTGVLENETELLRSCIAEIQNSVLTAYPNHDAAAVGDWMLLSAIESLIDGHEYLANYHMAWFDVIGRLAGAEGVVQKPR